A region from the Sander vitreus isolate 19-12246 chromosome 1, sanVit1, whole genome shotgun sequence genome encodes:
- the LOC144518109 gene encoding tumor protein p53-inducible nuclear protein 2: MIGKILSHLLGNAGEDFEAAEDTYEELMEFEEGGWVLVNLPESGLLSAPEVDPLENLLIEHPSMSVYQMSCRMSGEEEELGSDEDEEDISRPVAVMPHISWRLAAWGIPLPCNIQLLAVQRARAQAEQRKLSRGALHRHNLAKMRFSPAEKRYGHFKQPCQRLYNY; encoded by the exons ATGATCGGAAAGATTCTTTCTCATCTGCTTGGGAACGCCGGGGAGGACTTTGAGGCAGCAGAGGACACTTACGAGGAGCTGATGGAGTttgaggagggaggatgggtgCTTGTTAATCTCCCAG AGAGCGGGCTGCTATCAGCCCCTGAGGTGGATCCCCTTGAGAACCTGCTGATAGAGCACCCCAGCATGTCTGTCTACCAGATGAGCTGCAGGATgagtggagaggaggaggagctgggctctgatgaagatgaagaggacATCTCCAG GCCTGTGGCAGTAATGCCACACATATCGTGGCGTCTGGCTGCCTGGGGAATCCCTCTGCCCTGCAACATCCAGCTGCTGGCTGTCCAGAGGGCCAGGGCCCAGGCTGAGCAGAGGAAGCTGAGCCGCGGCGCCCTCCACAGGCACAACCTGGCTAAGATGCGATTCTCCCCGGCAGAGAAACGCTACGGCCACTTCAAGCAGCCCTGCCAGCGCCTCTACAACTACTGA
- the LOC144518181 gene encoding protein C19orf12 homolog translates to MAPRMDDVMRLCCELSAHDQIKVAVKSSTKGAVVTGGTAFVGGLLGGPPGIAVGGAVGGLLGCWLTSGQFRPLPQILMEMPPAQQQKLYDHIQTILGNLSWMDAAQLIALVMGNATLQQQVTAALVSYVTQELKAEVRYRD, encoded by the exons ATGGCTCCACGGATGGATGATGTCATGCGTCTGTGCTGTGAATTATCAGCTCACGATCAGATCAAGGTGGCCGTGAAAAGCTCCACCAAAGGAGCTGTGGTGACAGGAGGAACTGCCTTCGTGGGCGGGCTGCTCGGTGGACCTCCAGGCATTGCTGTTG GGGGGGCAGTAGGCGGTCTGCTGGGCTGCTGGCTGACCAGCGGCCAGTTCCGGCCTCTGCCTCAGATCCTGATGGAGATGCCCCCCGCCCAGCAACAGAAGCTCTACGACCACATCCAGACCATCCTGGGGAACTTGAGCTGGATGGACGCGGCCCAGCTCATCGCCCTGGTGATGGGCAACGCcactctgcagcagcaggtcaCCGCCGCGCTGGTTAGCTACGTCACACAGGAACTCAAAGCAGAGGTGCGCTATCGAGACTGA
- the LOC144517897 gene encoding uncharacterized protein F13E9.13, mitochondrial isoform X1, producing the protein MKFLDRFGRLKSVVIGMIHVKALPGTPLGCMNMSQITEEACREAAIYRDAGIDGVIIENMHDIPYSFSVGPEVSACMTAVCAAVRSMCPGLPLGVQILSAANQQALAVALASGLDFIRAEGFVFSHVADEGLLNACAGDLLRYRKQIGAEHVHIFTDIKKKHSSHALTSDVSIEETARAAEFFLSDGLIITGAATGVQADPRELREVSQSVRIPVLIGSGVTYDNIERYLDANGMIIGSHFKQGGHWANAVDPEQVKRFMRKIHELRK; encoded by the exons ATGAAGTTTTTGGACCGTTTTGGGCGCCTAAAATCCGTGGTTATTGGGATGATTCATGTCAAAGCCTTACCAG GCACACCCCTGGGTTGTATGAACATGTCTCAAATCACTGAAGAAGCATGCAGGGAGGCAGCCATCTACCGTGATGCAGGGATT GATGGTGTGATCATTGAGAACATGCACGATATCCCTTACTCGTTCTCTGTGGGCCCCGAGGTGTCTGCCTGTATGACTGCAGTATGCGCTGCAGTGAGAAGCATGTGTCCAGGCCTGCCGCTTGGAGTGCAAATCCTGTCTGCTGCTAACCAGCAGGCTCTGGCCGTAGCTCTGGCTTCAG GTCTGGATTTCATCAGGGCTGAGGGTTTCGTCTTCTCTCACGTGGCTGATGAAGGTCTCCTGAACGCCTGCGCCGGAGACTTACTGAGATACCGCAAGCAGATCGGAGCTGAGCATGTGCACATCTTCACCGACATCAAAAAGAAGCACAG CTCCCATGCCCTGACATCAGACGTGAGCATCGAAGAGACGGCCCGTGCCGCAGAGTTCTTCCTCTCGGATGGACTCATCATCACAGGAGCAGCCACTGGAGTGCAGGCGGACCCGCGGGAGCTCAGAG AGGTTTCCCAGTCTGTGAGAATCCCAGTGCTGATTGGTTCTGGAGTGACCTATGACAACATCGAACGCTACCTTGACGCAAACGGGATGATCATTGGTTCTCATTTCAAGCAGGGTGGCCACTGGGCCAATGCAGTGGACCCGGAGCAAGTGAAGAGGTTCATGAGAAAGATACACGAGCTTCGAAAATGA
- the LOC144517897 gene encoding uncharacterized protein F13E9.13, mitochondrial isoform X2 — translation MKFLDRFGRLKSVVIGMIHVKALPGTPLGCMNMSQITEEACREAAIYRDAGIDGVIIENMHDIPYSFSVGPEVSACMTAVCAAVRSMCPGLPLGVQILSAANQQALAVALASGLLNACAGDLLRYRKQIGAEHVHIFTDIKKKHSSHALTSDVSIEETARAAEFFLSDGLIITGAATGVQADPRELREVSQSVRIPVLIGSGVTYDNIERYLDANGMIIGSHFKQGGHWANAVDPEQVKRFMRKIHELRK, via the exons ATGAAGTTTTTGGACCGTTTTGGGCGCCTAAAATCCGTGGTTATTGGGATGATTCATGTCAAAGCCTTACCAG GCACACCCCTGGGTTGTATGAACATGTCTCAAATCACTGAAGAAGCATGCAGGGAGGCAGCCATCTACCGTGATGCAGGGATT GATGGTGTGATCATTGAGAACATGCACGATATCCCTTACTCGTTCTCTGTGGGCCCCGAGGTGTCTGCCTGTATGACTGCAGTATGCGCTGCAGTGAGAAGCATGTGTCCAGGCCTGCCGCTTGGAGTGCAAATCCTGTCTGCTGCTAACCAGCAGGCTCTGGCCGTAGCTCTGGCTTCAG GTCTCCTGAACGCCTGCGCCGGAGACTTACTGAGATACCGCAAGCAGATCGGAGCTGAGCATGTGCACATCTTCACCGACATCAAAAAGAAGCACAG CTCCCATGCCCTGACATCAGACGTGAGCATCGAAGAGACGGCCCGTGCCGCAGAGTTCTTCCTCTCGGATGGACTCATCATCACAGGAGCAGCCACTGGAGTGCAGGCGGACCCGCGGGAGCTCAGAG AGGTTTCCCAGTCTGTGAGAATCCCAGTGCTGATTGGTTCTGGAGTGACCTATGACAACATCGAACGCTACCTTGACGCAAACGGGATGATCATTGGTTCTCATTTCAAGCAGGGTGGCCACTGGGCCAATGCAGTGGACCCGGAGCAAGTGAAGAGGTTCATGAGAAAGATACACGAGCTTCGAAAATGA